The following are encoded together in the Bacillota bacterium genome:
- a CDS encoding OsmC family protein, giving the protein MATYRVKASSANPTKTVVTARSFQIIVDEPKSIGGTDEGATPVEYVLGALAGCLSVVGHLVAKEMNMPLEGIDFELEGDLNPARFSGKATDERAGFQEIRVKISPKTTADEATVAKWLETVEDRCPVSDNLANPTPVKITLT; this is encoded by the coding sequence ATGGCCACTTACCGGGTAAAAGCCAGTAGTGCCAACCCAACGAAGACGGTGGTTACTGCACGCAGCTTTCAGATCATTGTAGATGAACCGAAGAGCATTGGAGGAACCGACGAGGGAGCTACACCGGTGGAATACGTCCTGGGCGCATTGGCTGGTTGCCTCAGTGTAGTGGGGCATCTGGTAGCCAAGGAGATGAATATGCCCTTGGAGGGAATTGACTTTGAACTGGAGGGGGATTTGAACCCGGCGCGTTTTTCAGGCAAGGCCACCGATGAACGGGCCGGCTTCCAGGAAATCCGGGTGAAGATCTCACCGAAGACCACCGCCGACGAAGCCACCGTGGCCAAATGGTTAGAAACGGTGGAAGACCGTTGTCCAGTAAGCGATAATCTGGCAAACCCCACACCGGTGAAGATCACCCTAACCTAA